In Prunus dulcis chromosome 1, ALMONDv2, whole genome shotgun sequence, the following are encoded in one genomic region:
- the LOC117613665 gene encoding inorganic phosphate transporter 1-4-like yields the protein MAKEQQPEVLKVLDVAKTQFYHFTAVVISGMGFFTDSYDLFCISLVTKLLGRIYYHVEGSAKPGSLPPNVAAAVNGVALCGTLAGQLFFGWLGDKLGRKGAYGITLMLMVGCSIGSGLSFGSSPTSVIATLCFFRFWLGFGIGGDYPLSATIMSEYANKKTRGAFIASVFAMQGFGILAGGMVAIVVSSIFRALYHADPYSVDPIGSTVPQADCVWRIILMFGAIPAALTFYSRMKMPETPRYTALVAKDQTKACQDMAKVLNVEIKEKQEVAQPQNNRSSKFALFSKEFLRRHGLHLLGTASTWFLLDIAYYSQNLFQKDIFSAVGWLPSASSMSALDELYKIARAQTLIALCGTVPGYWVTVFLIDHIGRFAIQLIGFFFMTVFMFVLAIPYHHWTRPENNIGFIVIYGLTFFFANFGPNSTTFVIPAEIFPARFRSTCHGISAAAGKAGAIIGAFGFLYASQNQDKAKTDAGYPPGIGMRNSLIVLGVISILGFFFTFLVPESKGKSLEEMSRENEDEGDQVQPNRVEVTV from the coding sequence ATGGCGAAGGAACAGCAACCTGAGGTCCTAAAAGTGCTGGACGTAGCCAAAACCCAATTCTACCACTTCACTGCGGTTGTGATCTCCGGCATGGGCTTCTTCACCGATTCTTATGACCTTTTTTGCATCTCACTCGTCACCAAACTCCTCGGGCGCATTTACTACCACGTCGAGGGCTCAGCAAAGCCCGGCAGCCTACCACCAAACGTGGCAGCCGCAGTCAATGGAGTTGCCCTATGTGGTACCCTAGCCGGCCAGCTCTTCTTCGGGTGGCTCGGGGACAAGCTCGGGCGTAAGGGCGCTTATGGCATAACCCTAATGCTCATGGTGGGTTGTTCCATTGGCTCTGGCCTCTCTTTTGGTAGCTCCCCAACTTCTGTCATAGCCACTCTTTGCTTTTTCCGATTTTGGCTAGGTTTTGGCATTGGTGGCGACTACCCGCTTTCGGCGACAATTATGTCGGAGTATGCCAATAAAAAGACTCGCGGGGCGTTTATAGCGTCGGTTTTTGCAATGCAAGGGTTTGGGATTTTGGCTGGTGGGATGGTGGCTATTGTTGTTTCTTCTATCTTTCGCGCCCTATACCATGCTGACCCCTACTCAGTTGATCCGATTGGATCGACTGTGCCTCAGGCAGATTGCGTATGGAGGATTATTCTCATGTTTGGAGCAATTCCTGCCGCATTGACTTTCTATTCAAGGATGAAAATGCCGGAGACCCCTCGTTACACTGCCTTGGTAGCCAAGGATCAAACCAAGGCTTGCCAAGACATGGCCAAAGTGTTGAATGTTGAGATCAAAGAGAAACAAGAAGTAGCGCAGCCACAAAACAACAGGTCCTCGAAGTTTGCTCTATTTTCCAAAGAGTTTCTTAGGAGACATGGGCTACATTTATTGGGCACGGCCTCCACATGGTTCTTGCTAGACATTGCTTACTATAGCCAAAACCTTTTCCAAAAGGACATCTTCAGCGCTGTGGGATGGTTGCCATCAGCAAGCTCTATGAGTGCCCTAGATGAGCTTTACAAAATTGCTAGGGCACAAACCCTAATAGCCCTATGTGGCACAGTTCCCGGGTACTGGGTCACGGTCTTCCTCATCGATCACATTGGCCGATTTGCAATTCAGCTAATTGGGTTTTTCTTCATGACTGTTTTCATGTTTGTCTTGGCAATTCCATACCATCATTGGACTAGACCTGAAAACAACATCGGATTTATTGTCATATATGGCCTAACATTTTTCTTTGCCAATTTTGGACCCAATAGTACAACATTTGTTATACCAGCAGAGATTTTCCCAGCAAGGTTCCGATCCACGTGCCATGGGATTTCCGCAGCTGCAGGCAAGGCGGGGGCGATAATTGGGGCATTTGGGTTCTTGtatgcatcacagaatcaagATAAGGCTAAGACTGATGCAGGGTATCCGCCTGGCATTGGAATGAGGAATTCTCTCATTGTGCTTGGTGTGATCAGCATTTTGGGGTTCTTCTTTACGTTTTTGGTGCCGGAGTCCAAGGGAAAATCGTTGGAGGAGATGTCAAGAGAGAATGAAGATGAAGGTGATCAAGTGCAGCCCAACAGAGTTGAGGTTACTGTTTAG
- the LOC117638762 gene encoding uncharacterized protein LOC117638762 has product MMRGVGGPLLCIGDLLSDVGESDASPLPPQQQHEPSSSSPVSSSTESLDLTKLFQENYEQLNEALAGTDHSWAALTLKLCSALDTANKLVQSTNSNVMSLSEKVGELEGVVKRADSAIAAARVVHGSLNKTEGKLIGNENVK; this is encoded by the exons ATGATGAGAGGTGTAGGAGGACCTCTTCTATGTATAGGCGATCTGCTGAGCGATGTGGGAGAATCAGATGCttcaccactaccaccacaacaacaacatgaaccctcttcatcttctcctGTTTCCAGCTCCACTGAAAGCTTGGACCTCACCAAGTTATTCCAG GAGAACTATGAGCAGTTGAACGAGGCGCTTGCGGGTACAGACCACTCATGGGCAGCTCTTACTTTGAAG TTATGCAGTGCTCTGGATACTGCGAACAAGTTAGTTCAGTCAACAAACTCAAATGTCATGTCATTGTCGGAGAAGGTTGGAGAGCTTGAGGGAGTTGTCAAGAGGGCAGATTCTGCCATAGCAGCAGCAAGGGTCGTCCATGGCTCACTAAACAAAACAGAGGGAAAACTTATTGGCAATGAAAATGTCAAATGA
- the LOC117638746 gene encoding uncharacterized protein LOC117638746 isoform X1 produces MASVIGWYGPLIDLSKAALHVGDYVQLVVFVHRTTPLQNFIFSKYKLSKGGEVIRTDIQVGDETRPFFSVSLWQKPIASMAVAGDVVLLQNVKITKYGDVVEARTHHYSSLQCLLHPYDSILTKGVNDLIEECRVGIATKEKLRKVVEWVKKSNTTHEFHACQLQEGQLSRNWKLPEERKQPKDCFSLSQLSRLPDSCKAVFYASVAEIFLPFTLSSPAECELLDKEDMFVSRRLYKTGNGGLATDLICTGCELCGSPLELDSENMFKQNGVALYCSESLNRLHVISLVYKPFMLYVWDESDYAPLLVRNKAAELLFGNIKAERVYSCYRGRKHAGEVDLKEIPTHNSKSIGQTKAAADKGVLVSCSSDVHKKSLETKGKHCFQENMNFYGIWLILLKTLLQQGKNSPFRFEVNVNAGLDKENGRFEMVSVQMPCFRTK; encoded by the exons ATGGCGTCAGTTATCGGATGGTACGGACCGCTCATCGACTTGTCCAAGGCGGCGCTTCACGTCGGCGATTACGTTCAGCTTGTCGTCTTCGTCCACAGAACGACTCCTCTTCAG aattttattttctcaaagtATAAATTGTCAAAAGGCGGAGAGGTAATCCGAACGGATATCCAAGTGGGAGATGAGACGAGACCGTTCTTCTCCGTATCCTTATGGCAGAAGCCAATAGCATCCATGGCTGTAGCTGGCGACGTTGTTTTGTTACAAA ATGTGAAGATAACAAAATATGGTGATGTTGTTGAGGCCAGAACGCACCACTACTCATCCTTACAATGTCTACTTCACCCTTATGATTCCATCCTTACTAAag GTGTCAATGACTTGATAGAGGAGTGTAGAGTTGGGAtagcaacaaaagaaaagcttaGAAAGGTAGTAGAATGGGTGAAGAAGAGCAACACAACTCATGAGTTCCATGCCTGTCAGCTGCAGGAGGGGCAACTCTCAAGAAACTGGAAGCTCCCGGAAGAGAGGAAACAGCCTAAGGACTGTTTCTCACTTTCGCAATTATCACGCCTACCTGATTCTTGCAAGGCCGTCTTCTATGCATCCGTTGCTGAAATTTTTCTGCCGTTTACCTTGTCATCTCCTGCTGAATGTGAGTTACTTGACAAGGAAGACATGTTTGTCAGTAGGAGATTATATAAAACAGGAAATGGCGGTTTAGCAACAGATCTCATTTGTACAGGGTGCGAGCTTTGTGGTTCCCCTTTGGAGCTGGACAG TGAGAACATGTTTAAGCAGAATGGAGTTGCACTTTATTGTTCGGAAAGCTTGAACCGCCTTCATGTCATAAGCCTCGTATACAAGCCCTTCATG TTGTATGTATGGGACGAATCGGATTATGCGCCACTCCTGGTCAGAAACAAGGCCGCAGAGCTCTTGTTTGGGAACATCAAGGCTGAAAGAGTCTATTCATGCTATAGGGGGAGAAAGCATGCTGGAGAAGTTGATTTGAAAGAGATTCCCACACATAATTCAAAAAGCATCGGGCAAACTAAAGCTGCTGCCGACAAAGGAGTTTTGGTTTCTTGTTCATCAGATGTACACAAGAAGAGCTTGGAAACAAAGGGAAAACACTGTTTTCAGGAAAATATGAACTTCTATGGGATTTGGTTGATTCTTCTGAAAACACTACTGCAGCAAGGAAAGAACAGCCCTTTCAGATTTGAAGTCAATGTAAATGCTGGTTTGGATAAGGAAAATGGGAGGTTTGAAATGGTTTCTGTGCAGATGCCATGCTTCAGAACCAAATGA
- the LOC117613965 gene encoding probable N-succinyldiaminopimelate aminotransferase DapC, which produces MQIQCTWPANEMRFGSSSLINLSKHLYADFRFVKTKTGATPRPSFSATMSTVSTQNDVVSGQSESIQKTQQPLQVAKRLEKFKTTIFTQMSSLAIKYGAINLGQGFPNFDGPEFVKEAAIQAIIDGKNQYARGYGVPDLNSAIAERFKKDTGLVVDPEKEITVTSGCTEAIAATMLGLINPGDEVILFAPFYDSYEATLSMAGAQVKGITLRPPDFSVPVDELKSTISKNTRAILLNSPHNPTGKMFTREELNEIASLCIENDVLVFTDEVYDKLAFEMDHISLASLPGMYERTVTMNSLGKTFSLTGWKIGWAIAPPHLTWGVRQAHSYLTFATSTPMQWAAATALRAPDSYYVELKRDYQAKKAILVEGLKAVGFKVYPSSGTYFVVVDHTPFGLENDVAFCEYLIKEVGVVAIPTSVFYLNPEDGKNLVRFTFCKDEGTLRAAVDRMKEKLRK; this is translated from the exons ATGCAGATTCAATGCACCTGGCCAGCCAATGAAATGCGCTTCGGCTCTTCCTCATTGATAAATTTGTCCAAGCATTTGTACGCAGACTTTAGATTCGTTAAGACTAAAACAGGAGCCACTCCTCGCCCATCTTTCTCAGCCACCATGTCCACCGTTTCCACCCAGAACGATGTCGTTTCAGGTCAAAGCGAGTCGATCCAGAAGACCCAGCAGCCTTTACAG GTTGCAAAGCGCTTAGAAAAATTCAAGACGACAATCTTCACGCAAATGAGTAGTCTCGCCATTAAATATGGAGCAATAAACCTTGGGCAAGGCTTCCCCAACTTTGATGGTCCTGAGTTTGTGAAGGAAGCAGCAATTCAGGCCATCATAGATGGGAAGAATCAATATGCTCGTGGATATGGGGTTCCGGACTTAAACTCTGCCATTGCTGAGCGATTCAAGAAAGATACTGGACTTGTTGTGGACCCTGAGAAGGAAATTACAGTTACCTCTGGGTGCACCGAGGCAATTGCGGCAACTATGCTGGGCTTGATAAATCCTGGTGATGAGGTTATACTCTTTGCTCCTTTTTATGATTCTTATGAAGCCACTCTATCCATGGCTGGTGCTCAAGTAAAAGGCATCACCTTACGCCCTCCGGATTTTTCTGTCCCCGTCGATGAGCTCAAGTCCACAATCTCAAAGAATACTCGTGCAATTCTTCTAAATAGTCCTCATAACCCTACTGGAAAAATGTTCACTCGAGAGGAACTCAATGAAATTGCATCTCTCTGCATTGAAAATGATGTGTTGGTGTTCACTGATGAAGTTTACGATAAGTTGGCTTTTGAAATGGATCACATTTCACTGGCCTCTCTTCCTGGGATGTATGAGCGCACGGTAACCATGAATTCCTTGGGGAAAACGTTCTCCCTGACCGGATGGAAGATTGGTTGGGCTATAGCTCCCCCACACCTGACATGGGGAGTGCGGCAGGCACACTCTTATCTCACTTTCGCTACCTCCACTCCAATGCAGTGGGCTGCTGCAACAGCTCTCAGAGCCCCAGACTCCTACTATGTGGAGCTGAAAAGAGATTACCAGGCAAAGAAGGCAATTTTGGTGGAGGGATTGAAGGCTGTAGGTTTCAAAGTGTATCCATCAAGTGGCACCTACTTTGTGGTTGTAGATCACACTCCTTTTGGACTGGAAAATGATGTTGCTTTCTGTGAGTATCTGATCAAGGAAGTTGGGGTGGTGGCAATCCCAACCAGTGTTTTTTACCTAAACCCAGAAGATGGAAAGAATCTCGTCAGATTTACCTTCTGCAAAGATGAAGGAACTCTTAGGGCTGCAGTTGACAGAATGAAGGAGAAGttgagaaaataa
- the LOC117615423 gene encoding protein NODULATION SIGNALING PATHWAY 2, translated as MTQLLLSSAMAMAIDQTLGGHAFDLDLSGCSTTTTNTMSSDHWYDWSPVVDWDALAPTDQLAGDDFHELIESMMEDQEGTELNSSSAQDEVHELEASNDTTSSGEIMMLKEEDGSANGEDSKGLRLVHLLMAVAEALTGANKSRDLARVILVRLKELVSPTDGTNMERLAAYFTEALQGLLEGAGGVQGKHWIGNGTHRDHGHHPTDVIAAFQLLQDMSPYVKFGHFTANQAILEAVAHERRVHVVDYDIMEGIQWASLMQALVSRKDGPPTPHLRITALSRGGSGSGRRSIGTIQETGRRLTAFAASIGQPFSFHQCRLDSDETFRPSALKLVKGEALVINCMLNLPHFGYRSPDSIASFLSGAKTLNPRLVTLVEEEVRPTGDGGFVARFMDSLYHYSAVYDSLEAGFPMQSRARALVERVFLGPRIAGSLARIYRANGEVGCSWSEWLGAVGFKPMPISFANHCQAKLLLGLFNDGYRVEEVTNHRLVLGWKSRCLLSASIWTSPSESDFVN; from the coding sequence ATGACCCAGTTGCTATTGAGTTCAGCTATGGCTATGGCCATTGATCAAACACTTGGTGGGCATGCGTTCGATCTGGATTTATCTGGGTgcagcaccaccaccaccaacaccaTGTCCTCCGATCACTGGTACGACTGGTCGCCTGTGGTCGACTGGGACGCGCTGGCTCCGACGGACCAGCTCGCCGGCGACGACTTCCACGAGCTCATTGAGTCGATGATGGAGGACCAGGAAGGCACTGAGCTGAACTCGTCGTCGGCGCAGGACGAGGTTCACGAATTAGAAGCGTCTAACGATACCACGTCGTCGGGCGAAATTATGATGCTAAAGGAAGAAGACGGAAGCGCTAACGGCGAGGACTCGAAGGGGCTTCGGCTGGTCCATCTGCTGATGGCGGTGGCTGAGGCCCTGACCGGCGCAAACAAGAGCCGAGATCTGGCTCGGGTGATATTGGTTCGGCTCAAGGAGTTGGTCTCTCCAACTGACGGTACTAACATGGAGAGGCTGGCAGCGTATTTTACTGAGGCCCTTCAGGGTTTGCTAGAAGGCGCCGGGGGTGTTCAGGGTAAGCATTGGATTGGGAATGGGACCCACCGAGATCATGGACACCATCCGACGGACGTGATCGCTGCGTTTCAGCTGCTCCAGGATATGTCGCCATATGTTAAGTTTGGGCACTTCACAGCCAATCAGGCGATTCTAGAGGCTGTGGCCCATGAGAGGCGGGTCCATGTTGTAGACTATGACATCATGGAGGGGATCCAATGGGCCTCTTTGATGCAGGCCTTGGTATCCAGGAAGGATGGCCCACCAACCCCGCATCTTAGGATCACGGCGTTGTCGAGGGGTGGGAGTGGGAGTGGGAGGAGATCAATCGGGACCATCCAAGAGACGGGCCGCCGTTTGACCGCATTTGCCGCCTCAATTGGTCAACCGTTTTCGTTTCATCAATGTAGGTTGGATTCAGATGAGACATTTCGACCGTCCGCTTTGAAGTTGGTCAAAGGAGAGGCCTTAGTGATCAATTGCATGCTAAACCTCCCACATTTTGGCTACCGGTCTCCGGATTCGATTGCTTCCTTTTTATCCGGAGCCAAGACCCTAAACCCGAGACTAGTAACTTTGGTAGAAGAAGAGGTCCGGCCCACGGGAGACGGAGGCTTTGTGGCCCGTTTCATGGACTCATTGTACCACTACTCAGCTGTATACGACTCACTCGAGGCCGGGTTCCCAATGCAAAGTCGGGCTCGGGCCTTAGTAGAGAGAGTGTTCTTGGGGCCCCGAATAGCCGGGTCATTGGCCCGAATATATCGTGCCAACGGGGAGGTGGGTTGCTCTTGGTCGGAGTGGTTAGGCGCGGTAGGGTTTAAGCCAATGCCAATAAGCTTTGCCAATCATTGTCAGGCAAAGCTCCTGTTGGGTTTATTTAATGATGGTTATAGGGTGGAGGAGGTGACCAATCATAGGCTGGTTTTAGGTTGGAAGTCTCGTTGTTTACTATCAGCTTCTATTTGGACGTCACCCTCAGAATCTGATTTTGTCAATTAG
- the LOC117638769 gene encoding uncharacterized protein LOC117638769 — protein sequence MGSQEPVKHLEDCSVSNALGTWVFSVAGALLAIPVGIKKKSLAPLVFFGTTGTMLDIIMGITQCEREHAERQKQLLEAQHSATDASFAETGAES from the exons ATGGGAAGCCAAGAGCCTGTTAAGCACCTTGAGGATTGCTCAGTTTCCAA CGCGTTGGGCACTTGGGTATTTTCAGTAGCTGGGGCTTTGCTAGCAATTCCAGTAGggataaaaaagaaatctttAGCGCCACTTGTGTTCTTTGGCACAACTGGTACCATGCTTGATATTATTATGGGAATCACTCAGTGTGAAAGAGAACATGCAGAACGCCAAAAGCAGCTCTTAGAAGCCCAACATTCTGCAACTGATGCTTCTTTTGCTGAGACTGGAGCCGAGTCCTAG
- the LOC117638746 gene encoding uncharacterized protein LOC117638746 isoform X2 yields the protein MASVIGWYGPLIDLSKAALHVGDYVQLVVFVHRTTPLQYKLSKGGEVIRTDIQVGDETRPFFSVSLWQKPIASMAVAGDVVLLQNVKITKYGDVVEARTHHYSSLQCLLHPYDSILTKGVNDLIEECRVGIATKEKLRKVVEWVKKSNTTHEFHACQLQEGQLSRNWKLPEERKQPKDCFSLSQLSRLPDSCKAVFYASVAEIFLPFTLSSPAECELLDKEDMFVSRRLYKTGNGGLATDLICTGCELCGSPLELDSENMFKQNGVALYCSESLNRLHVISLVYKPFMLYVWDESDYAPLLVRNKAAELLFGNIKAERVYSCYRGRKHAGEVDLKEIPTHNSKSIGQTKAAADKGVLVSCSSDVHKKSLETKGKHCFQENMNFYGIWLILLKTLLQQGKNSPFRFEVNVNAGLDKENGRFEMVSVQMPCFRTK from the exons ATGGCGTCAGTTATCGGATGGTACGGACCGCTCATCGACTTGTCCAAGGCGGCGCTTCACGTCGGCGATTACGTTCAGCTTGTCGTCTTCGTCCACAGAACGACTCCTCTTCAG tATAAATTGTCAAAAGGCGGAGAGGTAATCCGAACGGATATCCAAGTGGGAGATGAGACGAGACCGTTCTTCTCCGTATCCTTATGGCAGAAGCCAATAGCATCCATGGCTGTAGCTGGCGACGTTGTTTTGTTACAAA ATGTGAAGATAACAAAATATGGTGATGTTGTTGAGGCCAGAACGCACCACTACTCATCCTTACAATGTCTACTTCACCCTTATGATTCCATCCTTACTAAag GTGTCAATGACTTGATAGAGGAGTGTAGAGTTGGGAtagcaacaaaagaaaagcttaGAAAGGTAGTAGAATGGGTGAAGAAGAGCAACACAACTCATGAGTTCCATGCCTGTCAGCTGCAGGAGGGGCAACTCTCAAGAAACTGGAAGCTCCCGGAAGAGAGGAAACAGCCTAAGGACTGTTTCTCACTTTCGCAATTATCACGCCTACCTGATTCTTGCAAGGCCGTCTTCTATGCATCCGTTGCTGAAATTTTTCTGCCGTTTACCTTGTCATCTCCTGCTGAATGTGAGTTACTTGACAAGGAAGACATGTTTGTCAGTAGGAGATTATATAAAACAGGAAATGGCGGTTTAGCAACAGATCTCATTTGTACAGGGTGCGAGCTTTGTGGTTCCCCTTTGGAGCTGGACAG TGAGAACATGTTTAAGCAGAATGGAGTTGCACTTTATTGTTCGGAAAGCTTGAACCGCCTTCATGTCATAAGCCTCGTATACAAGCCCTTCATG TTGTATGTATGGGACGAATCGGATTATGCGCCACTCCTGGTCAGAAACAAGGCCGCAGAGCTCTTGTTTGGGAACATCAAGGCTGAAAGAGTCTATTCATGCTATAGGGGGAGAAAGCATGCTGGAGAAGTTGATTTGAAAGAGATTCCCACACATAATTCAAAAAGCATCGGGCAAACTAAAGCTGCTGCCGACAAAGGAGTTTTGGTTTCTTGTTCATCAGATGTACACAAGAAGAGCTTGGAAACAAAGGGAAAACACTGTTTTCAGGAAAATATGAACTTCTATGGGATTTGGTTGATTCTTCTGAAAACACTACTGCAGCAAGGAAAGAACAGCCCTTTCAGATTTGAAGTCAATGTAAATGCTGGTTTGGATAAGGAAAATGGGAGGTTTGAAATGGTTTCTGTGCAGATGCCATGCTTCAGAACCAAATGA